A DNA window from Peromyscus leucopus breed LL Stock chromosome 3, UCI_PerLeu_2.1, whole genome shotgun sequence contains the following coding sequences:
- the LOC114698009 gene encoding LOW QUALITY PROTEIN: TRPM8 channel-associated factor 1 (The sequence of the model RefSeq protein was modified relative to this genomic sequence to represent the inferred CDS: deleted 1 base in 1 codon) has translation MATPSAAFEALMTGVTSWDVPEEAVPCELLLIGEASFPVMVNDMGQVLIAASSYGRGRMVVVAHEDYLVESQLFVFLVNAVGWLRSSSESAIGIHSSLAPLVKILESCGIDSTIEPEVNDSLGVYCIDAYNESMTDKLVQFVKRGGGLLIGGQAWDWANQGEDERVLFTFPGNLVTSVAGVYFTENKADTSLYKVSKKMPKIPVLVSCEDDLSDDRSELLRGISDLDITNSDCFPSQLLVHGALAFPLGLDTYHGCVIAAARYGRGRVVVTGHKVLFTVGKLGPFLLNAVRWLDGGRKGKIVVQTELRTLSGLLAVGGIDTSIEPQLTSDASVYCFEPTSDVGVKELQEFVAEGGGLFVGAQAWWWAFKNPGVSPLARFPGNLLLNPFGISITSQSLNPGPFRTPKSGVRTYHFRSTLAEFEVIMGRKRGNVEKGWLAKLGPDGAAFLQIPAEEIPVYMSVHRLLRKLLSRYRLPVATRENPVINDCCRGAMLSLATGLAHSGSDLSLLVPEIEDMYSSLHLRPPESPITVDINCTNRGTRYCWMSTGLYIPGRQVIEVSLPEEAASADLKIQIGCHTDDLTRASKLFRGPLVINRCCLDKPVKSITCLWGGLLYIIVPQHSKLGSVPISVKGAVRAPYFKLGETTQAEWRRRLQEHPGPWGELATNNIILTVPTANLRALDNPESLLRLWDEVMKAVARLGGEPFPLRLPQRIVADVQISVGWMHAGYPIMCHLESVQELINERLIRTKGLWGPVHELGRNQQRQEWEFPPHTTEATCNLWCVYVHETVLGIPRSRANIALWPPVREKRVRIYLSKGPNIKNWTAWTALETYLQLQEAFGWEPFIRLFTEYRSQTNTPSDNADKMNLWVKLFSQQVQKNLAPFFESWAWPIHKEVATSLAYLPEWKENIMKLYLLTQMPH, from the exons ATGGCgactccttctgctgcctttGAGGCCCTTATGACTGGAGTGACGAGCTGGGATGTTCCTGAGGAAGCTGTCCCATGTGAACTGCTTCTTATTGGAGAGGCTTCATTTCCTGTGATGGTGAATGACATGGGCCAGGTCCTCATTGCTGCCTCTTCCTATGGCAGAGGTCGCATGGTGGTAGTAGCTCATGAGGACTACTTGGTGGAAAGCCAGCTCTTTGTCTTTCTTGTCAATGCTGTGGGGTGGCTTCGTTCCTCCTCTGAGTCCGCCATTGGTATACACTCATCCTTAGCACCATTGGTGAAAATCCTCGAGAGCTGTGGAATAGACTCAACGATTGAGCCCGAAGTGAATGACTCCCTGGGAGTTTACTGCATTGATGCCTACAATGAG AGCATGACTGATAAGCTGGTCCAGTTTGTGAAACGTGGAGGGGGCTTGCTCATAGGAGGCCAAGCCTGGGATTGGGCTAACCAGGGCGAAGATGAAAGAGTTCTGTTCACATTTCCTGGGAATCTGGTGACCAGTGTGGCTGGTGTGTACTTCACTGAAAACAAGGCTGACACAAGTCTCTATAAAGTTTCTAAGAAGATGCCTAAgatccctgtcttagttag TTGTGAAGATGACCTCTCAGATGACAGAAGTGAACTTCTGCGTGGCATCTCAGATCTGGACATCACCAACTCGGACTGTTTCCCATCCCAGCTACTAGTGCATGGGGCTTTGGCTTTTCCCTTAGGGCTAGATACCTACCATGGGTGTGTGATAGCAGCTGCCCGCTATGGCCGGGGCCGAGTGGTTGTAACTGGTCATAAGGTGTTATTCACTGTGGGTAAACTTGGCCCATTTCTGCTCAATGCTGTCCGTTGGCTGGATGGGGGCCGCAAAGGCAAGATTGTGGTGCAGACAGAGCTAAGAACACTAAGTGGTCTGCTTGCAGTCGGGGGTATAGACACCAGCATTGAGCCCCAGCTGACCAGTGATGCAAGTGTCTATTGCTTTGAACCCACGAGTGACGTGGGGGTTAAGGAGCTGCAGGAGTTTGTAGCAGAGGGTGGCGGGCTGTTTGTTGGAGCCCAAGCCTGGTGGTGGGCCTTTAAGAACCCAGGAGTGTCCCCTCTGGCTCGCTTCCCAGGAAACCTGCTCCTCAACCCTTTTGGCATCAGTATCACAAGCCAAAGCCTCAACCCAGGCCCATTCCGCACCCCTAAGTCGGGAGTAAGGACCTATCACTTCCGCTCGACCCTGGCAGAGTTTGAGGTGATAatgggcaggaagagagggaatgtGGAGAAGGGCTGGCTAGCCAAGCTGGGACCAGATGGGGCAGCTTTCCTGCAGATTCCTGCAGAGGAGATCCCTGTTTACATGTCCGTGCACCGACTCCTGCGGAAGCTGCTGAGCCGCTATCGGCTCCCAGTGGCAACCCGAGAAAACCCTGTTATCAATGACTGTTGTAGGGGGGCCATGCTTTCCCTGGCCACAGGTCTGGCCCACTCTGGAAGTGACCTCTCACTACTAGTCCCAGAAATTGAAGACATGTACAGCAGCCTCCATCTGCGCCCCCCAGAGTCTCCCATCACCGTGGATATCAACTGCACCAATCGAG GCACACGATACTGCTGGATGAGCACTGGACTCTATATACCCGGAAGGCAAGTCATAGAGGTCTCCTTGCCTGAAGAAGCTGCCTCGGCTGATCTGAAG ATACAAATCGGCTGTCATACTGATGACCTGACCAGGGCCAGCAAGTTGTTCCGAGGCCCCCTTGTGATTAACAGATGTTGCTTAGACAAGCCCGTGAAATCAATCACCTGCCTCTGGGGTGGTCTCCTTTATATCATCGTGCCTCAGCATAGCAAGTTGGGGTCTGTGCCCATCTCAGTGAAGGGGGCTGTCCGTGCTCCATACTTCAAGCTAG GGGAAACAACCCAGGCAGAATGGAGGAGGCGTCTCCAGGAACATCCTGGTCCGTGGGGAGAGCTGGCCACCAACAACATCATCCTGACTGTGCCAACTGCAAATCTTCGAGCTCTGGACAATCCCGAGTCCCTGCTTCGCCTCTGGGACGAGGTGATGAAGGCTGTGGCGAGGCTGGGTGGAGAGCCTTTCCCTTTGCGGCTGCCGCAGAGGATTGTGGCAGATGTGCAGATCTCAGTCG GCTGGATGCATGCAGGGTATCCCATCATGTGCCATCTGGAGTCAGTGCAGGAGCTCATCAATGAGAGGCTCATCAGGACCAAGGGACTGTGGGGCCCTGTGCATGAGCTGGGCCGCaaccagcagaggcaggagtgggAGTTCCCGCCACACACTACTGAAGCCACCTGCAACCTGtggtgtgtttatgtacatgaaACAGTGCTGGGCATACCTCGAAGCCGTGCCAATATTGCCCTGTGGCCCCCTGTTCGGGAAAAGAGAGTCCGAATCTACCTGAGCAAGGGACCCAATATAAAGAACTGGACTGCCTGGACTGCATTGGAAACATACTTAC